A genomic window from Deltaproteobacteria bacterium IMCC39524 includes:
- a CDS encoding SLC13 family permease, whose product MDITLTLLILLIAIILFATEWIRMDLVSLMVLLAVALTGLVTPEEALSGFSNPAVITVAAMFVLGAGISSTGAISTLGEHLIRMTGHNQTLMIAAIMGVVAFFSAFINNIGATAVLMPVVIMMARRTKLPASKLLIPLAFGSLLGGVCTLIGTPPNILINTLLQQYTGEGFRMFDFTPLGLILLACGISYMAFFGHKLLPNRKSGSLTEAYQVKEYITEVEILEGSPLHGKSISQSHLERELNMKVRALLRDKQKFPQPKRNRKLLAGDILFLEGDPQGILKIRKKKGLSVVQERDNPLPSTSDKKIVVVEASLTTTSDMVGKTLRQERFADTHGLTVLAIWRSGAPVVRKIDHVVLRFGDVLLLQGPEEKVRHLGQGHGFLVLGGVDPVSYRPRRAPIAVATIFGVILLSVTGTTPIVIGATLGGLIMIMTRCLTVKEAYDSIDWPILILIAGTLPLGHAMQNSGAAALLAGFIIEGVGSYGPWVVLGAVFLITFCLTEVMSHAAAAVLVAPIAYNTAMELAVSPRPFFMAVAVAASMCFMTPISHQSNALVMGPGGYKFFDYTKVGAPLNIMVWIVATLVIPLLFPF is encoded by the coding sequence ATGGACATAACCCTCACGCTACTGATCCTGCTGATCGCCATCATCCTCTTTGCTACAGAGTGGATTCGTATGGATTTGGTCAGCCTCATGGTTCTTTTGGCTGTTGCCTTGACCGGACTGGTCACACCGGAAGAAGCCTTGTCCGGATTCAGTAATCCCGCCGTCATCACCGTTGCCGCCATGTTCGTGCTCGGCGCAGGGATTTCCTCCACCGGGGCAATCTCCACCCTCGGCGAGCACCTGATCCGTATGACCGGTCACAACCAGACCTTGATGATCGCCGCTATCATGGGTGTTGTCGCCTTCTTTTCAGCATTCATCAACAACATTGGCGCCACCGCGGTGTTGATGCCGGTCGTCATCATGATGGCCCGCAGAACCAAACTTCCGGCCAGCAAGCTTCTCATCCCGCTTGCTTTCGGGTCGCTGCTTGGCGGAGTCTGTACCTTAATCGGCACGCCACCCAACATCCTCATCAACACCTTGCTTCAGCAATACACTGGAGAAGGTTTCCGGATGTTCGACTTCACGCCACTCGGTCTCATTCTGCTCGCCTGCGGCATCAGTTACATGGCCTTTTTCGGCCATAAACTTCTGCCCAACCGCAAGTCGGGTTCCTTAACTGAAGCCTACCAGGTCAAGGAATACATCACCGAAGTCGAGATCCTGGAAGGTTCCCCGTTACACGGCAAATCAATCAGTCAGAGCCACCTGGAACGTGAGCTCAACATGAAGGTGCGTGCCCTGTTACGGGACAAACAAAAGTTCCCACAACCGAAGCGCAACCGCAAATTATTAGCTGGAGACATTCTCTTTCTTGAAGGAGATCCTCAAGGGATTCTCAAGATCAGAAAAAAGAAGGGTTTATCCGTTGTGCAAGAACGTGACAATCCTCTTCCCAGCACTTCAGACAAGAAAATCGTCGTGGTTGAAGCCTCATTGACCACGACCAGTGACATGGTCGGCAAAACATTACGTCAGGAACGCTTCGCCGACACGCACGGGTTAACCGTGTTGGCGATCTGGCGCAGCGGCGCCCCGGTCGTTCGAAAAATTGACCACGTTGTTCTGCGCTTTGGGGATGTTCTGCTACTACAGGGCCCTGAGGAGAAAGTACGTCACCTCGGCCAGGGGCATGGTTTTCTGGTGTTAGGGGGGGTGGACCCTGTTTCCTATCGTCCGCGACGGGCTCCGATTGCCGTTGCAACAATATTCGGCGTCATTTTGCTAAGTGTCACCGGCACAACTCCGATCGTCATTGGAGCAACACTCGGTGGCCTTATCATGATCATGACCCGGTGCCTGACCGTCAAGGAAGCCTACGACAGTATCGATTGGCCAATCCTGATTTTGATTGCGGGCACCCTGCCACTGGGCCATGCCATGCAGAATAGTGGCGCAGCGGCGCTACTGGCGGGCTTCATTATCGAGGGGGTCGGCTCGTATGGACCATGGGTTGTTCTGGGAGCGGTCTTCCTGATCACCTTCTGTCTGACCGAAGTCATGAGCCATGCTGCCGCTGCCGTGCTGGTCGCTCCAATTGCTTACAACACAGCGATGGAACTGGCTGTCTCACCACGACCTTTTTTCATGGCGGTCGCCGTTGCCGCCTCCATGTGCTTCATGACCCCGATCAGTCATCAATCGAACGCTCTGGTCATGGGTCCTGGAGGCTACAAGTTCTTCGATTACACCAAGGTGGGCGCTCCGCTTAACATCATGGTCTGGATTGTTGCGACGCTGGTTATCCCTCTGCTGTTTCCATTCTAA
- the thiE gene encoding thiamine phosphate synthase, with the protein MLYMIDFPLYLITDRKQVANGLTLHTAVEAALKGGVKAVQLREKDLPAAELLPLAKELRALTRSHGALLFINDNIDIALAVKADGVHLGEHSEATEVIRAKLGEKMLIGVSTHSKEDIERAAKQGADFVTFGPVFATPSKAKYGEPQGLKKLSEACRNSSIPVFALGGITPERATEVQQAGASGIALISAIIASSDPCLSAATFTTCS; encoded by the coding sequence ATGCTTTACATGATCGACTTCCCCCTCTACCTGATCACAGATCGCAAGCAGGTGGCCAACGGCCTCACCCTGCACACTGCTGTTGAAGCAGCATTGAAAGGCGGTGTCAAAGCGGTTCAGCTGCGTGAGAAAGACCTGCCTGCAGCCGAGCTCCTGCCCTTAGCCAAAGAGTTGAGGGCTCTGACCAGGAGCCATGGCGCACTTCTTTTCATTAACGACAACATTGACATTGCGCTCGCCGTAAAAGCCGACGGAGTTCACCTCGGGGAACACTCCGAAGCAACCGAGGTGATCCGGGCGAAGTTGGGCGAAAAAATGTTGATCGGTGTGTCAACACACAGTAAAGAAGACATTGAGCGCGCGGCCAAACAAGGTGCCGACTTCGTTACCTTCGGCCCTGTTTTCGCAACACCGTCCAAGGCAAAGTACGGCGAACCTCAAGGATTGAAAAAATTATCCGAGGCTTGTCGTAACAGCTCAATCCCCGTCTTTGCTCTCGGGGGCATCACCCCTGAACGAGCAACCGAGGTCCAACAGGCAGGCGCAAGTGGGATCGCCCTGATCTCAGCAATTATTGCCAGTTCTGACCCTTGCTTGTCCGCTGCAACTTTCACGACTTGTAGTTAA
- the thiH gene encoding 2-iminoacetate synthase ThiH produces MSFKEVIQKYDPMQVIAEIEAMTAADVQRALAAEQLDNRDFMALLSPAAEDFLEEMAQKAHAITLRRFGRTILLYAPIYLSNECHNSCLYCGFSVNNPIPRRTLNLDEIERDARILHDQGFRHILLLTGEAPGKVGNDFIAAAAERIRPLFSSISIEVYPMETEGYKEMVAAGVDGLTIYQETYDPELYQKLHPSGRKRDYNFRLATPERAGEAGLRRIGIGFLLGLGNFRSEAFFAGLHGRYMMHNYWRTLLSVSFPRLRPAEGGFQPPNPVSDRQFVQLMCAMRLLLNDAGLVLSTRENAELRDNLLPLGVTQMSAGSCTAPGGYGEEDSATEQFAIDDDRTPAEIADLLRARGYDPVWKDWDGAFLQKETG; encoded by the coding sequence GAGGCCATGACTGCCGCGGACGTGCAACGCGCACTGGCTGCCGAGCAACTCGACAACCGGGATTTCATGGCCTTGCTCTCACCGGCTGCAGAAGACTTCCTTGAAGAGATGGCCCAGAAAGCTCATGCGATTACCTTGCGCCGTTTTGGTCGAACAATTCTGCTCTACGCTCCGATTTATCTCTCCAACGAATGCCACAACAGCTGTCTCTACTGTGGTTTCTCGGTCAACAATCCGATTCCCCGCCGCACCCTGAATCTTGATGAAATCGAACGTGACGCCCGCATCCTTCATGATCAGGGCTTCCGTCATATTTTGCTATTAACGGGCGAAGCACCGGGCAAGGTCGGCAACGATTTTATTGCTGCAGCCGCTGAACGGATTCGACCACTCTTCTCCTCCATCAGCATCGAAGTTTATCCAATGGAGACTGAGGGCTACAAAGAGATGGTGGCTGCCGGGGTTGATGGGCTGACGATCTACCAGGAAACCTACGATCCAGAGCTTTACCAGAAGCTGCACCCCAGCGGCCGCAAGCGCGACTACAATTTCCGACTCGCAACCCCAGAACGCGCTGGTGAAGCCGGACTACGCCGCATTGGTATAGGCTTTCTGCTTGGCCTTGGCAACTTCCGCAGTGAAGCCTTTTTTGCCGGCTTGCACGGTCGCTACATGATGCACAATTACTGGCGCACCCTGTTGAGCGTCTCCTTCCCTCGCCTGCGTCCGGCGGAAGGGGGATTTCAACCACCGAACCCTGTCTCGGATCGACAGTTTGTACAGCTGATGTGCGCCATGCGCCTGCTCCTCAACGACGCCGGCCTGGTCCTCTCAACGAGAGAAAATGCAGAACTGCGCGACAACTTGTTGCCCCTGGGGGTAACACAGATGAGCGCCGGTTCCTGTACCGCTCCGGGCGGCTACGGCGAAGAAGACTCCGCCACGGAACAGTTCGCTATCGATGATGACCGTACACCGGCTGAAATCGCTGATCTTCTACGAGCACGAGGCTACGATCCGGTCTGGAAAGATTGGGATGGGGCTTTCTTGCAAAAAGAGACAGGCTGA